A genomic region of Methanosarcina thermophila TM-1 contains the following coding sequences:
- the fdhD gene encoding formate dehydrogenase accessory sulfurtransferase FdhD, with amino-acid sequence MFKIVPCIKYDNRSMTPSSHDVVIEVPLSVFVNGRHALTAMISPVMLEEFITGFLYTERIIRKLEDIDSLRIEEKDTAAPSAGVLTKNPFSIMVSSKTVLSGCGGDTSYLDPDRLPKIQSDMLIEPSTISKIMKETLVSDLHTRTGGIHIVGLFGPNGKICIIEDIGRHNALDKVIGYGLKHDVDFSRTIVTCSGRLSSEMVRKCLIANIPVIASRGATTTLAINMGKQSGLTIIGFVRGHKMIIYTGVERIISQEPV; translated from the coding sequence ATGTTCAAGATTGTTCCCTGTATAAAATACGACAATCGATCAATGACTCCTTCATCACATGATGTTGTTATTGAAGTACCTCTTTCTGTATTTGTCAATGGCCGCCATGCTCTAACTGCAATGATAAGTCCGGTAATGCTTGAAGAATTTATCACAGGTTTTCTATACACAGAAAGGATAATCCGCAAACTGGAAGATATCGACTCCTTGCGTATAGAAGAAAAGGATACTGCTGCCCCTAGTGCAGGTGTTCTGACAAAAAATCCTTTTTCGATAATGGTTTCGAGTAAAACTGTTCTTTCTGGATGCGGCGGCGATACATCATACCTTGATCCTGACAGGCTTCCAAAAATCCAGTCTGATATGCTCATAGAGCCTTCTACAATAAGCAAAATAATGAAGGAAACTCTAGTTTCAGATCTTCACACTAGAACAGGAGGAATTCATATTGTAGGACTTTTTGGACCTAATGGAAAAATCTGCATAATAGAGGACATAGGCAGACACAATGCTCTTGACAAGGTAATAGGTTATGGATTAAAACATGATGTGGATTTTTCCAGAACAATTGTGACCTGTTCGGGAAGACTCTCTTCAGAAATGGTAAGAAAATGCCTGATAGCCAATATTCCTGTTATCGCATCAAGAGGTGCAACAACTACCCTTGCCATAAATATGGGAAAGCAGTCAGGGCTTACTATTATTGGTTTTGTCCGAGGTCACAAGATGATCATATACACAGGTGTGGAAAGAATAATAAGTCAAGAACCTGTTTGA
- a CDS encoding 6-hydroxymethylpterin diphosphokinase MptE-like protein — MNFAAWEPIYEQILEDFGFDRAGDEEAAQFLSRKLTEENTVSLSELKALISGKPVLVCGNAPKLRRELSEINFSDFTVIAADGAAAVLMDMGIVPEIICTDLDGNSEADIEKEILACEKGSIVLIHAHGDNIDKLEKYVPRFKRFIATTQAKPFDKVYNFGGFSDGDRCFFLAREFGAKNIKLAGFDFEDPGVNTIKKKKLKWAKKLIGMVDY, encoded by the coding sequence ATGAATTTTGCTGCCTGGGAGCCGATTTACGAACAAATACTTGAGGATTTTGGATTCGATCGTGCCGGTGATGAAGAAGCAGCCCAATTCCTTTCCCGCAAGCTGACAGAGGAAAATACTGTCAGCCTGTCCGAACTTAAAGCTCTGATCTCTGGAAAGCCTGTCCTGGTATGCGGAAATGCTCCCAAACTCAGGAGAGAGCTTTCAGAAATCAATTTTTCGGATTTTACGGTAATTGCAGCCGACGGGGCAGCCGCAGTTCTTATGGACATGGGCATTGTACCTGAGATTATCTGCACCGACCTTGACGGCAATTCAGAAGCTGATATTGAGAAAGAGATTCTTGCCTGTGAAAAGGGTTCCATTGTCCTGATCCATGCACACGGGGACAATATTGATAAACTCGAAAAATATGTACCTCGCTTTAAGAGATTTATTGCGACTACTCAGGCAAAACCTTTTGATAAGGTGTATAATTTTGGAGGATTTAGCGACGGAGATCGATGCTTTTTCTTAGCAAGGGAGTTCGGAGCAAAAAATATCAAGCTTGCAGGGTTTGATTTTGAAGATCCAGGAGTTAACACCATTAAAAAAAAGAAGTTAAAGTGGGCAAAAAAATTAATAGGTATGGTAGACTATTAA